The nucleotide window GGATTTCAGCCCTACTTCCGGTCCGTAGGCTTTCAGGCGTTGCCCGTCAAATTGCAGCAGCCCTTCCCCAATGGAGCCCAGCCAGAGGTAGCCACGCGGGTCTTGGGTGATGGAGCCGATACTCAGGTGGTCGGTGCGGCCGTCGGCGCGGCGCAGCTGGTCGGGGCCATTGGCCTGCACGTCCACACGCACCAGGCCTTGGTCGTCGGTACCCAGCCAGAGAGTACCCTCCCGGTCCTGGAAGGCCGCCCACAGCGCGTTGGTACCCAGGCCCGAACTAGCGCCGTAGGTTCGGCTGGCGCCGGTGGCGGGGTTCAGCACCACGGTAGCCCCGGCGGCGGCCGTTACGGCCCACACCCGGCCCAGCTTGTCCTGAGCAAACTGGCGCACGTTCTGGCCCGCCAGACCCGGTATGTTGTTTAGCCCCTGCCAGCGTCCGGTAGCTGGTGTATACACAGCCACGCCACTGCCCCGGCTGCCCAGCCAGATGCGCCCCTGCGCGTCCTTGAACAAGGCCCGCACGAAGTTAGCCGCGTCGCCACCCGGCCGCCGGTAGGCCAGCCGGAACTGCCGGCCCGCAGGGTTTTCAGGCCGAAACTCCCACAGGCCCAGCCGGGTACCCACCCAGTAGACGCCTGGCCCAACATTTACTATATTCTGCACGTCGGCCTCGCCGGACTCGTTGCGGCCTCCCAACCCCTCAGCCGACCCAAACAAGGCAAACTGCTCGTCGGGAATGTGCTGAAGGATGCCGTCGTCGAGCACCACCCACATGCTGCCTTCCCGATCTTCGAGCAAGCCACAGGCGGTTTGGTCGCTGAGCAGGCTGTGCTGGGGAAAGCAAGTGACGCGGCTCGTGGCCGGCTCGTAGCAACTCACGCCCGCCGCCGACACGGCCCACACCCGCCCGAGGCGGTCGGGCAGCACCCGCTGGGGTGCGGCGGCGCACAGGCCTTGCTCCCGCCCTATCACCCGCAGTTGCCAGGGCTGGGCGGGTGAGGTCCGCGTGAGCTGACCCAAACCGTTTTTCAAACCCAGCCAATACGCATTGTCGGAGGCCCGGTGAATGGAATAAACCCGTTGCTGGCGGATAGCGGCGGGCAAGGCTGCCGTGGCTGCCTCCAGCCGCTGCCCGGTATTGGCGTGTACAATTACTAATCCCTGGGCAGTGGCCACCCACAGCTCTTGGGCGGCACCAGCGGCTATTTGAAAGATTGTATCGGAAGGTAGGGCGTGGGGAGCAGCTACGTGCTTGATTGGCCCATTGCCAGCTTGCGGCAGACGGTACAGGCCATTGCCGAGGGTAGCCACCCACAGCTGCTGGTTGGGGGCGGGCAACAGCTGGCGGATGCTGGCAGTGGCGCGCCAGCGGGCCGGGCCCAGCTTGCCCACCTGCCCGGTTTGGCTGATGGCCGTGATGATGCCGGCCGCGTGGCCCAGCCACATGCCTCCTCCCGGAGCCGGCAACAGGCTGCTTACGTGGTTGTCGGGGAGGCCCTGGCGGGAGTCGAGGGTCTGGAAGCGGCGGCCATCAAACCAGCATACCCCACCCTGCGTGCCGGCCCACAGCCGCCCGCCCTCATCTTGCGCCAGACAGTACACGGTGCTTTGCGGCAGCCCATCGGCTAGGCCATACACGCGGGTAGCCAGCGTTTGGGCGTGGGCAGTGCCAATGCCAACTACCAGCGCAACGGATAGCAGCCAGCAAAAAGGAAGTAAGCCGAAACGGGCGGAGAAGTGCAGCATCGGCAACGGTGGAGGTTCGTTAGCTACCAAAGTGCCTTACAAAGGCAGCCTGGTAGAAAACTCAGATTAAATGGCACTATCAAACATCCTGCAAGGTGGTCTATTCGCTTATCGTTCTCAACCACATGATGATGTGAAACTTCAAGCTGAAGCATACCGCCACGGCAAGCTGGGCCAAAGCTACCGGCTATAGTCCTAGTTAAAATGAGTAAGATTACCTATGCCTGTAAGTAGGCTATTCCGGCGTTGTCGCTATCTTCCCGAATGATTCGTCTGCGCCACGCCGATTTTCTGCGCCTCAACCACGCCATTGAGCTGGTCCACGCCGAGGCCGAGCCGCTGGGGTTGTTCGGGCAGTTGTCGAGGGCTGTGATGCTGGCTATTTCGGCCGAAACGGTGTGTTTCGACGGCTACGACCTGCAGGGCCGCATTGGCCACCTGGGCGCTTACCCCGAGGGCTTGTTTGTGGCCGACGACTTTCCCCTGCTCGGCAACCACATTGCCGAGCATCCGCTGTTTCCGGCCATTATGGAGCAGCGCCGCTCCGAGCCCCTGCGCACCAGCGACTTCTGCCGGATGCCGCAGTACTTTCAAACCACCCTGTTCAATTCCTTTTACCGACCCCTGGCCCTCACGCACCATATGATTCTGGGGTTGGAGCTGACGGATTACGGCTGGGTTACCTGCGCCCTGGCCCGGCGCCGCCGCAACTTCACCGAGGCCGACCGCCAGGTGCTGCACCTGCTCAAGCCCCACGTGCAGGTGGCCGTGCGGCACGCCCGCACCGTAGCCCGCCTTCAGAACCGGCCACCCGCCGCCCCGGAAATGGCCCTACTCACGGCGCTTACGGCCCGCGAAACCCACGTGCTGACCCTGCTCAGCCGGGGCCTGACCGACAAGGAAATAGGTCAGCAGAGCGGCATTAGCACCCGCACGGTGCAGAACCATTTGCAGAACATCTACAGCAAGCTGGGCGTGACCAACCGCACGGCGGCGCTGGGGCAGGTATTGGGGCGCGGGGCGTACTAGCGGCCCGGATGGGGCGGAATCGGGCGGGCGGTTGCTTATCTTTGTGACTAGCTCGTATGGAAAATTTCGTTGTTTCGGCCCGTAAGTACCGCCCAGCCACGTTTCGCAGCGTGGTGGGGCAGCAGCACGTTACTACCACCCTGCAGAACGCCATTGCCTCTCAGCACCTGGCCCAGGCGTTTCTGTTCTGCGGACCGCGCGGCGTGGGCAAAACCACCTGCGCCCGCATCCTGGCTAAAACCATCAACTGCGAGTTTGTAGAGCAGCACGTGCGCCAGGGCCGCCCGGTTTCGGAGCTGATCAAGACCCAGCCCGACATCGTGCCCGCGGCCCTGCAACAGGTTGCCGACCCTGACAATACGCCCTTCGACCTGGAGGCCTGCGGCAAGTGCCCCTCGTGCCGGGCCTTCCAGGAAAGCGCCTCTTTTAATGTGCACGAGCTGGATGCGGCTTCCAACAACTCGGTGGAAGACATCCGCTCTCTGGTGGAGCAAGTGCGCTACGCCCCGCAGCAGGGCCGCTTCAAGGTGTACATCATCGACGAAGTGCACATGCTCTCGAATGCAGCCTTCAACGCCTTTCTGAAGACGCTGGAGGAGCCCCCGGGCTACGCCATCTTCATTCTGGCTACCACGGAGCGGCACAAGATTATCCCCACGATTTTGTCGCGGTGCCAGATCTTTGATTTCAACCGCATCAAGGTGGACGACATGCGCAACCACCTGCGCTACGTGGCCACCCAGGAGCACATTCAGGCCGAAGACGACGCTCTGCACCTGCTGGCCCAGAAAGCCGACGGCGGCCTGCGCGACGCCCTGAGCATGTTCGACCAGATGGTGACCTTCTCGGGCCAGAACCTGCGCTACCAGGATGTGGTGCAGAACCTGCACATTCTGGATTACGAGTACTATTTCCGGCTGGTAGACGCACTGCTAACGGAAAACCTGTCGGCCACGCTGCTCTTGCTGGATGAGGTGATGCAGCAGGGCTTCGACCTGCACAACTTTGTGGTGGGCGCCGCCGAGCACCTGCGCGGGCTGCTGGTGTGCAAAGACCCCGTGACGGTGCAGCTGCTGGAAGTGTCGGACAACATCCGGGCGCGCTACGTGCAGCAGGCCCAGGCCGCCCCGCTGGCATTCCTGCTCTCGGCCCTGAACCTGGTAAGCGTGTGCGACCGGGAGTTCAAGCAAGCCAAAAACCAGCGCCTGCACGTGGAGCTCACGCTCATGAAGCTAGCCTACCTGAACGGGGCCGTGCAGTTTGCCCGCGACCTGCAGGGAGGTCCGGCTCAAGCCAGCGTAGCATCGTCGGATAATGGCGAGGCGAAAAAAAAGTAGTGTAACAACGCCCGCCCCGGCTGCCGCCGCGCCCGTACCGCCATCGGCGCCTGCCGGCCGCCTCGTAGCCGATGGCACCGCCGAAACCCCGGCCGCTTACCGCGCCACTTCAACCAGAAACCAGAAACCAGAAACCAGAAACCAGCAACCCGTTCACGCTCCCGCCGATCCGGAGCCCATTGTACCAGTCGACAGCG belongs to Hymenobacter sp. J193 and includes:
- the dnaX gene encoding DNA polymerase III subunit gamma/tau, with translation MENFVVSARKYRPATFRSVVGQQHVTTTLQNAIASQHLAQAFLFCGPRGVGKTTCARILAKTINCEFVEQHVRQGRPVSELIKTQPDIVPAALQQVADPDNTPFDLEACGKCPSCRAFQESASFNVHELDAASNNSVEDIRSLVEQVRYAPQQGRFKVYIIDEVHMLSNAAFNAFLKTLEEPPGYAIFILATTERHKIIPTILSRCQIFDFNRIKVDDMRNHLRYVATQEHIQAEDDALHLLAQKADGGLRDALSMFDQMVTFSGQNLRYQDVVQNLHILDYEYYFRLVDALLTENLSATLLLLDEVMQQGFDLHNFVVGAAEHLRGLLVCKDPVTVQLLEVSDNIRARYVQQAQAAPLAFLLSALNLVSVCDREFKQAKNQRLHVELTLMKLAYLNGAVQFARDLQGGPAQASVASSDNGEAKKK
- a CDS encoding LuxR C-terminal-related transcriptional regulator, which gives rise to MIRLRHADFLRLNHAIELVHAEAEPLGLFGQLSRAVMLAISAETVCFDGYDLQGRIGHLGAYPEGLFVADDFPLLGNHIAEHPLFPAIMEQRRSEPLRTSDFCRMPQYFQTTLFNSFYRPLALTHHMILGLELTDYGWVTCALARRRRNFTEADRQVLHLLKPHVQVAVRHARTVARLQNRPPAAPEMALLTALTARETHVLTLLSRGLTDKEIGQQSGISTRTVQNHLQNIYSKLGVTNRTAALGQVLGRGAY